One part of the Anguilla anguilla isolate fAngAng1 chromosome 11, fAngAng1.pri, whole genome shotgun sequence genome encodes these proteins:
- the LOC118207841 gene encoding olfactomedin-like protein 3A: MGTFLVLIAAAFCFVSGQHQGLIDYLEQRLVAIEGRISVWHEQSNRYATELLEFKQQMSALTESLEKGHAALLADAHDVGSRVDRLERELDYVETQNPAPPCADTDKNLMEPGIATVKEKNKAEYDKLSHCRDMISSIKAMKIVKKAGGPKGAWFKDTASEAGKVYVFNGTGEGVLYEFGSARDLAASAGLSRGRPVDLPFPWSGTGHAVYRGHAYYVTEGPEFQLIKYDLQNGSVADSAVFPAEDQVPVYGLSPETYIDLSADEGGLWALFATRDTENVISLAKMDPGSLEVEQMWDTPCPRENAEAGFVVCGTAYVVYNTRLASRSRVQCVFDIDGLVSSDEAPLVYFPKRYSTHSSLKYNPLEKLIYAWDDGYQILYKMVMKKKLEV, encoded by the exons ATGGGAACTTTCCTCGTTCTCATTGCTGCTGCTTTCTGCTTCGTTAGCGGTCAGCACCAGGGCCTGATCGACTACCTGGAGCAGAGACTGGTGGCCATTGAG GGCCGCATCTCGGTGTGGCACGAGCAGTCCAACCGCTACGCCACGGAGCTGCTGGAGTTCAAGCAGCAGATGAGCGCGCTGACGGAGAGCTTGGAGAAGGGCCACGCCGCCCTGCTCGCCGACGCGCACGACGTGGGCAGCCGCGTGGACCGGCTGGAGCGCGAGCTGGACTACGTGGAGACGCAGAACCCGGCTCCGCCCTGCGCGGACACGGACAAGAACCTGATGGAGCCGGGGATCGCAACcgtgaaggaaaaaaacaaggctGAGTACGACAAGCTTTCAC ATTGCAGAGACATGATCTCCAGCATCAAAGCCATGAAGATCGTGAAGAAGGCGGGCGGCCCGAAGGGGGCGTGGTTCAAAGACACGGCGAGCGAGGCGGGGAAGGTCTACGTCTTCAACGGCACCGGCGAGGGCGTGCTGTACGAGTTCGGCTCCGCCCGGGACCTGGCGGCCTCCGCGGGGCTGTCCCGCGGCCGGCCGGTCGACCTCCCGTTCCCCTGGAGCGGGACGGGCCACGCCGTCTACAGAGGCCACGCCTACTACGTGACGGAAGGGCCGGAGTTCCAGCTGATCAAGTACGACCTGCAGAATGGGTCCGTGGCCGACAGCGCAGTGTTCCCCGCCGAGGACCAG GTGCCTGTGTACGGACTCTCTCCGGAGACCTATATCGACCTGTCGGCGGACGAGGGGGGACTGTGGGCGCTCTTCGCGACGCGGGACACAGAGAACGTCATCTCTCTGGCCAAGATGGACCCGGGCTCGCTTGAGGTGGAGCAGATGTGGGACACGCCCTGCCCGCGAGAGAACGCGGAGGCGGGCTTCGTGGTCTGCGGCACGGCGTACGTGGTCTAcaacaccaggctggccagccGCTCGCGCGTGCAGTGCGTCTTCGACATCGACGGCCTGGTGAGCAGCGACGAGGCCCCGCTGGTCTACTTCCCCAAACGGTACAGCACCCACTCCAGCCTCAAGTACAACCCCCTGGAGAAGCTGATCTATGCCTGGGACGACGGCTACCAGATTCTCTACAAGATGGTCATGAAGAAGAAGCTGGAAGTGTGa